The following are encoded together in the Xanthomonas sacchari genome:
- a CDS encoding mechanosensitive ion channel family protein, translating into MTLDLHWVPWRAYTLPIGAALILGFLAWWLLLRIAQRMRGRDYRRARIVRVISVPVAFLLPMLMLSFALESTPLDEKALTDLQHLLHIGMIGCVTWLLVRGVAALETAILRSHPIEVADNLTARRVQTQTRVLARVAMGTIILVGTSIVLLTFPAVRQIGTTLLASAGIIGLVAGIAAKPVFGNLIAGLQIALTQPIRLDDVVIVEGEWGRIEEIGSSYVVVRIWDERRMVVPLTWFIENPFQNWTRNSADLLGTAFLWLDYRTPIAQVRAELERICKSEPLWDGRVCVTQVTDTSERTIQVRLLVSARNSGDAFDLRCIVRERMLDFLVREHAYALPLLRAEIAPEPARVSHPPVRASDSEAMRSPGAEDGVPAAPVPAQRGTG; encoded by the coding sequence TTGACCCTCGATCTTCATTGGGTGCCCTGGCGCGCCTATACGCTGCCGATCGGCGCCGCACTGATTCTCGGTTTCCTGGCCTGGTGGCTGCTGCTGCGCATCGCCCAGCGCATGCGCGGCCGCGACTACCGCCGCGCGCGCATCGTGCGCGTGATCAGCGTGCCGGTGGCCTTCCTGCTGCCGATGCTGATGCTCAGCTTCGCGCTCGAATCCACGCCGCTGGACGAGAAGGCGTTGACCGACCTGCAGCACCTGCTGCACATCGGCATGATCGGTTGCGTGACGTGGTTGCTGGTGCGCGGCGTGGCGGCGCTGGAAACGGCGATCCTGCGCAGCCATCCGATCGAGGTGGCGGACAACCTCACCGCGCGCCGCGTGCAGACCCAGACCCGGGTGCTGGCACGGGTGGCGATGGGCACGATCATCCTGGTCGGCACCTCCATCGTGCTGCTGACCTTCCCGGCGGTGCGGCAGATCGGCACCACCTTGCTGGCCTCGGCCGGCATCATCGGCCTGGTCGCCGGTATCGCCGCCAAGCCGGTGTTCGGCAACCTGATCGCCGGCCTGCAGATCGCGCTGACCCAGCCGATCCGGCTCGACGACGTGGTCATCGTCGAAGGCGAGTGGGGTCGCATCGAGGAGATCGGCAGCTCCTACGTGGTGGTGCGGATCTGGGACGAGCGGCGCATGGTGGTGCCGCTGACCTGGTTCATCGAGAACCCGTTCCAGAACTGGACGCGCAACAGCGCCGACCTGCTCGGCACCGCATTCCTGTGGCTGGACTACCGCACGCCGATCGCACAGGTGCGAGCCGAACTGGAGCGCATCTGCAAGAGCGAGCCGCTCTGGGACGGCCGGGTCTGCGTGACCCAGGTGACCGACACCAGCGAACGCACGATCCAGGTGCGCCTGCTGGTCAGCGCACGCAACTCCGGCGATGCCTTCGACCTGCGCTGCATCGTGCGCGAGCGCATGCTGGATTTCCTGGTGCGCGAGCATGCCTACGCCTTGCCGCTGCTGCGCGCGGAAATCGCGCCGGAGCCAGCACGTGTGTCGCATCCGCCGGTGCGCGCCAGCGATTCGGAGGCGATGCGGTCGCCTGGCGCCGAGGATGGCGTGCCGGCTGCGCCAGTTCCTGCGCAGCGCGGTACTGGGTAA